From the Methanobacteriaceae archaeon genome, the window AGTGAACTCATCCAGCATCTGGAAGCCTGAACCATAACTAGCAAAGAGAACCTCATCACCATATTCCTCTAATTTTTTAGCCAGTGCCAAAGAGCGGGAGGTGTGTCCCATGCCAATGCCACATGGTATTAGGAGTACTTTCATTTATTTGCCTGCAAATGATTCTTTATATGAGTAAAAAAATCATCAATTGGATTAAATGAGTTAGTTGGAGTGAGTTGCAATAATTTTAATAAATTATCTAATTATTATTTTATTTACTTATACTACTTACTTTTATATTCTCATTCAATTAAATAATGAGGAGTTATAGTATATTATGGGTATAAATTTATAGAAAGATTTATTTACATATAAGTATATTTATTAATAATAAGGGGTAAGGTTGGGAATAAATTGTTTTTTAATGATGAAAAAGGGCAAGGGGCGGCAGAATATATACTACTGTTTGGAGCCATGATTGTTCTGGCTATTGCAGCAATAATAATTTATAATAATTATGTGAAATCCACCACTCCTTTTGATTCATCAAGTGATCTAAACAATGTCCGAACAACTAGTGCGCTCAAATAGACTCAAATAGATTTATCATTTTTTTATTATAAGAGATTATTCCTGAGACTGTACAAAAGAAACAATACTTTTGAACATTTCTAGAGATCCTTTATTATTACTCAAACTCCAGGCCAGTTTATTCCTAAAATTATTTTTGGGTTCCTCACCCTGGGAATTCATATAAAAAATTGTTTGGTTAAAAAGAGCGTCGGCTCCAGTCTCAATATTTAAATCTCCCTCATTTTGAACTTCATCGATTTTTCTGCGGAAGATTCTTTTTAGATTCTTGGATGCCCGGTATACTTCCTCATGATCATTACTTTCTAATTGTTTCAGGATGGTTTCTATTTCCACGAAATCCATTCTGGAAACACCAAACACAATGCCCTCTGGTCTTATAGACTGAATCCTTTTAACACCATCATATATCGAAAAATCATAATCAGCAATATAGATCTGACCCTCACGTAAAAGAGCCATCAGAGACTCATTGAAAGTTTTATCAGATGTTCCGACACCTGATTTGGATCTGATAATTTCTAAAATCTTTTTTTTAGATAATTCATCATTTTCAAGTACTTCCAAGATCAATCTTCTTAAATTGTAATTTTTGGGCATGTTTCACAACCATCTAATATTAATATGTGATAATATGCACAAAGAACTATATAAAAGATAATTGTATGTGACTACAAGTTATATGCAAGGTACATATATAAATTGAATAAACATGTGTTGGTATCATATGAATATTGTTCTCTGCGAACAATGAAAAAATTTATATATGAAAACCAACAGAGAACAATGTACATAATACTAAAGACCCTTTGGAGGTAAATAAAATGAGCTTTTTGAAAGATGAAGGTGGACAAGGAGCAGCTGAATATATCTTATTGTTTGGTGGTGTAATTGTTATCGCAATAGCTGCACTACTGATCTACAGAGCATACTTCAGTGGAACTTCCGGATTAAACGCCAGTCAGGACGTTAACACCATCCGAACCACAATCAAATAGACATATCCATAAAAAAGGTTTCAAACCTATTTATGGATCAATTTTTTTTTAAGTTTTTTTTATTTATTATTTTTAAATTTTTTCACTGTGCCTTGAATTATTAGTTTTATTAGTTTTTCACAATTTTAAGCTTATTATTCCATAATTCAGCTAAACATTAAGCTAACTGATCTATCTCTAATAAAGGATAATTATTCGGGATTGAATGGATATACATACAAGATTCCCGATGATCCAATTCATGAAATATTTGATTTCAAGCCCATTGTTCTTAAATTAGAGATATATCCATGAATCAAATCATGGCAATATTTAACACATTTGCAAGTGAAATCTTATTAGAATTGATGTGAAGAACTTTCAAAAAAAAATTTTTCAATAAACCATTGAAAATTGAAAAGTATTATAAATCTTGTCCATATCGCTCAAGAGAATTGTCTATCTATTAAAAAATAATTTATAGCAAGAATCCTATAAAAATAAATAAGAGTATTTGATGATACATGACTGTAAAAGATTAACCATAATAGATTAGGGTGGATTAGAAATGGATGAAAAAGGTCAGATTAGCGCTGAAATGATATTATTAATTGGTGCCATGTTAGTGATAGTAATTGTTGCCGGTGGATACATAATGGGCATTACCAACTCCATAGCAGGGAATATTACTCAAGTCATCAACACTGCAAGAGACAGTGCTATTAATAAAATGTAATTATGGAGAATTAACCTTAGGAGATTTAGGGAATTATTTAAATTAAATAATTAATTTTTATCCATGATTATATTATTGCCCATACAACTGCCCGATTACTATAGTATAAAGGTTTGAAAACAGTTGAATTATTGTTTTCAATAACTAGTTTAGTGAAAATAGAATTCTCGAATTTTTTATCCATAACCACTGCTTTTTTACCATTGATGATGAAAACACCAAAATCACTGTTGGGATCCATAAAACGCTTTACGATGGTACGGTTGTCAATGAATTCCACAAAATAGGGAGTTTTATTTTCCCAGGTTAAATTTCCCGTTTTAAAATCCATGAATATATCATTGGTAGAATTGAGAAAATCTGAAGTGGTATTCGCCCTTCCCACTGAGTAGATGTAATTTTGGGATGATTTTTCATTGAAGTCCCACTCACCAAACTGGAATATCCAATGACCAATACCAATCATTTTATCATTAGTTACTACCACAAACGGGGATGGCTTATCAGGATGAGTGTACTTTAAAACTTCATCAGCCTGATTTTCATTTATATTATAATTATCCAGAAGTAGGTTTCGAGCATTGGATCTGTCAATACCCAGGATGTGGTTCAATATTTCCACACTTTTGCTGGTATTTCCAACATACATATCAAGTGTAATATAGCCCTGATCACCACTGGTACTTAACATACGCATTATCCCTAAAGAAAGAGTCTCATTATCGGTGGAAAATGCTTTATTAATCCAGTAATCCCTTGATATGCTGGGTGATTTATCTTTGTAGGGGAATAAATCATCATAGTTACGCACAGGTAATGTTTCTATGTAACCCATTCTACCATCCTCAAGAACCGGGCGATTTGCAATAGCAGTATATAAATGGCCATTATTCCAATCACCTACTATAACCGTGTTTTTAGGAGTGTTATTATTGATCCAAACTGAAACAGCCCAGATATCATCATTTATCCCGGGAGTTAGCAGAAAACTGTTTTCACTAGGCCACATTCCAGGAAGTACTGCTAATATCACAATTAAAACCGATAAAACCTTAATTGAACTGGGGTGTTTTTTGAAAAAATTGATTTGATTGGTGTTTTTTAAAAGACCTAAATATTCAGTGCATATACCCACCATTATTCCAGTGTTCACCACCAGAGGAGGGATTAACATTACCAGGAATCTTTCACCACTATTTAAGGTGATGAAACCAGCCAATGTCCAAAAAACCAAAAATGAAAAGGTTATCCACCTCATTTTCTTGATGAATTTTTGGCTTAATTCCTCATTTAACAGTAACCTGAATGTCCATACAAGGCCAAATAATCCGGCGAATAACGTGATTCCAAGACTGGAAATTACCACCTCGACAGATGGCTTGATGAGTTCGGAAACTGAAGTGTAAAGATTAGGCCAATCAGCCCATGAACCGCCACCATAAGATAAATTAACAAGTTGTAAAGGTCCGAATACTAGTTTTAAAATATTTACAAATCCTGTGAAAAGCCAGACAAGCATTAAAGTAACCGCTGAAAATAATAGAAGGTTATATAAATGTTTAGCTATATTTTCCCCACGTATTTTGGATATTATGATGTAAACAGCCCAGAAGATACTTATGAGGTAAAATAGATACTGCCAACCGTTCCAAGCAAGTGAAAAGAGGAAGAGAGATATTGCAGTAAGGCATGAGTAAATTAATCCCTTTTTATCAGGAGAATTGATGTTTTCCATTGCTGAAAAAAATAAGCCAACCACCAAGAAGGGGAATAATAAATTGAACATATCTGTATCAAACCATCCAGGGACGGTTCGAACAAAATAGTAGGGAATGGTAACTGATAAGATACCTGCAGCCACTGCACCATACTGGTTGGTTAATCTACCCACCAAAAAGTAAGCGGCAATACCCGCCAGTGGGGCTATGAATGCAGAAAGCCAGAAACAAACAACCAGGAGAGGAATATCTGCAAATAAGTTAATAAATTTATAGATTAATGCCGTTAAATAAACGATTAAAGGAGGATAATCCAAGGGTACTCCAGGAGGGTAATATGAATGTAAATCCCATTCTACTCCATTAATTTTAGCATCACCCAAATATCCATGGTTCAGATAGTTTTCTGTTAACCGGTAGTTATAGTAAGAGTCCAGTTCATACATGTAAGGGAGGCCGTTTTGATCTTGATAGTAATGTTTTTCCATATCTGAAAGTGTGTCAAGATGGGTGGTTTCCACTCTCATAATAAAACCAATGAAAAAAATTAGCAAGATAATGGATATTCTAATAAAGACTTTTTGATTCATTTAAACTCCCAAATAATCTTAAAGAATGATTGAACTAACTTTAAATATAGATTAAGTTTAATAAATCATTACCGAATGACTTGTAATGATTCAAATTCAACTGATTGTTTGAAGTGTTCTAATTTATCCCACCAGAAGAATTAGATTAATTGGATACGTTTTTTATTCTGTATATTTTAATGAATCCATATCCATTGGTATCATTAGCCGGTATTTCACCTATTAGGGTGCAGTTTTGGTTTAGAAAGTTCTCTATATATTTATCTTCACTAGCCCAAACCTCTCTATCAAATAGAATGTATTCAACTTTTAAATCTGTTAACATGTCTGTTGTTTTTATTTTATATTGATATGAACCTTCACCGTAACTGATATCGCATCCATAATAACGATATTCCTCTTGTAATGCTATCCAATAATTGCGGTCTCCAATTACCACACTCCCTGGTGGAATGTATTTTTGAACTTCCTCTTTAATTGCTTCATAATCATAGTTTTTTGTTTTTTCTAAAAAATTATTCAGAAATATGCAGTTTCCCACAATTAACACTACCCACAAAAAAATCAAGACTATTGAATTTATAGATTTTCTATCTGGTTTAAACGTTATTTTATGGTTAAAGGTCAGAGAAAGTAAAATCGATAAATAAGGCATGATTATTCCCAAATAAATAAAGTATTTATGATAAACCAATATGGAAAAAACCCCTATACTCACAATTAAAACTAAAAGTAGAAATTTATCACCATATCTCCTCTCACAAACAAGATAGTGTAAGCCTAAACCCATTAAAATTAAAGACACAAGAAACACCGTGAATGTCAAAACCATCCCGTTATAAGTAACAAACCATTGAAAGAGCCCAGTATAACGCGTTGGCTCCATAATAAAATTATTGAA encodes:
- a CDS encoding class III signal peptide-containing protein; protein product: MSFLKDEGGQGAAEYILLFGGVIVIAIAALLIYRAYFSGTSGLNASQDVNTIRTTIK
- a CDS encoding class III signal peptide-containing protein, which produces MDEKGQISAEMILLIGAMLVIVIVAGGYIMGITNSIAGNITQVINTARDSAINKM
- a CDS encoding class III signal peptide-containing protein: MFFNDEKGQGAAEYILLFGAMIVLAIAAIIIYNNYVKSTTPFDSSSDLNNVRTTSALK
- a CDS encoding peptide transporter; translated protein: MNQKVFIRISIILLIFFIGFIMRVETTHLDTLSDMEKHYYQDQNGLPYMYELDSYYNYRLTENYLNHGYLGDAKINGVEWDLHSYYPPGVPLDYPPLIVYLTALIYKFINLFADIPLLVVCFWLSAFIAPLAGIAAYFLVGRLTNQYGAVAAGILSVTIPYYFVRTVPGWFDTDMFNLLFPFLVVGLFFSAMENINSPDKKGLIYSCLTAISLFLFSLAWNGWQYLFYLISIFWAVYIIISKIRGENIAKHLYNLLLFSAVTLMLVWLFTGFVNILKLVFGPLQLVNLSYGGGSWADWPNLYTSVSELIKPSVEVVISSLGITLFAGLFGLVWTFRLLLNEELSQKFIKKMRWITFSFLVFWTLAGFITLNSGERFLVMLIPPLVVNTGIMVGICTEYLGLLKNTNQINFFKKHPSSIKVLSVLIVILAVLPGMWPSENSFLLTPGINDDIWAVSVWINNNTPKNTVIVGDWNNGHLYTAIANRPVLEDGRMGYIETLPVRNYDDLFPYKDKSPSISRDYWINKAFSTDNETLSLGIMRMLSTSGDQGYITLDMYVGNTSKSVEILNHILGIDRSNARNLLLDNYNINENQADEVLKYTHPDKPSPFVVVTNDKMIGIGHWIFQFGEWDFNEKSSQNYIYSVGRANTTSDFLNSTNDIFMDFKTGNLTWENKTPYFVEFIDNRTIVKRFMDPNSDFGVFIINGKKAVVMDKKFENSIFTKLVIENNNSTVFKPLYYSNRAVVWAII